TTTTAAATGGACGGCACGTTCAACTTCATCTGTTATAATTCCGGTAACGCTGCTACTCATCCATGTTGTCAAATCTTTTTCTTTGTTTACAGTATATACTCTCGCAGGGAGTTCATTATGTTCCAGTTCAACAAGATGATCTACCGTAATATGTTTTGCATTCGGGTGTACGCTCTTAATATTATGACTTGTCTTATAGTCCCATGGTGACTTATGATATCTATCAAACAACAAAGCAGTTTCGTATGATGGATCCAGCGCTTCCATCTTGACCAAACTTTCAATATAAAAGCTCGAGATGATAATCTGATCATTAATATCATATTGTATTAATAATTCGTGTAATTTAGATTCTATCTTACCTGTTTCAGCTTTAATTTCGATATTTAATAGCTTATTATGTGCTTTAACGATATTTAAGACATCTGTGAGCAGCGGTACTTTTTCATTAGTCGCATTAAAGAGACCTTTCTTAATGTTAAACTGCTGTATTTCATCAAATGTCATTTCTGCAACTTTACCTCGTCCAGTTGTCGTTCGATTAATCGTATGATCATGAATGACAACTATCTGATCATCTTTCGTGAGATGGATATCGAGTTCGAAGCCATCTGCACCGTATTCCACTGCCTTATTAAAGGCAAGTAAAGTGTTTTCTGGGTATTTAGCGGAATATCCGCGATGTGCAAATATCAGTACCACAACTAACCATCCTTCAAAAATTTAATAAGTTCACCAATTGTCGGCTTTACGTATCTGCCATTTTCCTTATACACTTGCTCTAATCCATTGCTCCATGCTTTTTCTATCGCATGGCGTATAGACCTTTCAACATTCGCTGGTTTAACTTGATGCAGTTCTGCAATTTCAGGATAAAGCATGATCGTCAGCTGAATCTTCTCATTTGGATGTTTGCTCACAATATCTAATGCATCCTTTAAATATCTTGTTCCTTTATGTTTGTCATTAAAGCCTAAGTTATTCAATAGCTGATCTGTATGATTAACAAAATCCATATTACAGATTTGATAAATTCTACTGATGAAATTATCAAAATTGATCGGCTTAAGTATAAAATAATCGACTCCTAACGACATCGCCTCGCTCAAGATAGAGTCCTTTCCAAATGCACTTAAACAGATTATCTTATATTCATGAGATTTAGGAATATACTTTTCAAGCAAGCCAATACCATCTATATACGGGAGAATCAGATCAAGTAGAAGTAAATCAAACTCACACGTTTCAATCATATGTACTGCATCTTTCCCATTATGACACATGCCTACTACCTTCATGTCATATTGTTCCAGATGTGCCTTGATTGAAAGTGCTAATTCCCTTGAATCTTCAATTATTGCGACTTTAAGTACCATATTATCCCTCTTCTACTTAGTGTTTTGAGCAATTAGTTCTGCTGCATGATCCAGTGTTAACGGTGTGACTTCTACTCCCGATATCATTCTTGCAACTTCATGAATCCTCATTTCTCCATCAAGTTCTGTAATTTGCGTAATCGTGCGATCATCCTGCTCAATTTTCTCTATATAAAGATGATGATCACTGATTGCTGCAACTTGTGGCAAATGTGATATACATATCACTTGTATATACTCAGAAATATCATGCATCTTTTCTGCCATCTTCTGTGCTACTTTACCTGAAACACCGGTGTCCACTTCATCAAATAAGATTGCAGTCTTTCCTTTTGATTCTGCAAAGATACTTTTAAGTGCTAACATAATACGAGAAAGCTCTCCACCTGAAGCAATTTTATATAATGGCTTCAATGGTTCACCTTTGTTCGGACTTATCATAAACTCCAATGACTCGATACCTTCACTCGTCGGTTCAGTTTTCTGGAAAGCCATTTCAAAGTTTGCACTTTTCATCTCAAGATGGTGAATTTCATCTAAGATGTTTTCTCTCAGACTTTGTGCAACGCGTCGTCTTGCTTTACTGAGTTGTAGACCTGAGGCCATAACTTTGTCGTAAAGTTGTGCAATTGTCTGTTGAAGCTGAGTCGTCGATTCTTCAATATTTTCTATTTTATTGATTTCCGCTTCTAGCTGTTCAATAAATGGAATCAAATCGTTAAGTGGTTTACCATATTTTCGTTCTAAAAACTGAATATCATTCAAACGAGCCTGTAAATTATTCAGTTCCTGCTCATCATAATCATTATTTGAAAGTTCATCATGTAATAAATGCTTCGTATCATCTAAAATATAGTAAAGCCCTTCTGCTTCTTCTTTTGTCTTATCAAATTTGCCTGGAATAATGGTACTTACTTCTGCCAGCTGTTCTTTGAAATCAAACAGTAATTCAAGTAATTTACCTTCATCATTAAGCAGCGTAATCGATTTAGATAGTGCATCATTTAATTTTTCAAAGTTTTCAAGTCGGTTAATCTCTTCTTCTAAACGTTCTTTTTCATTCACTACAAGATTTTTGTCGGATAACTCTTTATATTGATATTTTATCAGATCAAGTCTTTGAAGTAGCGCCTCATCCTTTTGCTGGAGCTGTTCGAGTTCCTTCTGTTTTTCTTTATAATCAAAATAATATGCTCTGTATTCTTCATATAACTTCTGATACGACTGCTCTGAATATTCATCAAGCAGCATAATATGATATTTCGGTTTTAGTAGATGCTGTGTTTCATGTTGTCCATGAATATCAAGAAGTTCCTGCATAACTTCGCGAAGTTCTGTTAGTGTTATCAGATGGTTATTTATTCTACAGAGACTTTTGCCACTTTTATAAATTTCACGCTTAACAAGCATAAAGTCATCAAGTGGTATCTCTTTTTGTTCAAGCAGATGTATTACTTTATCATTGTTCTCAATATCAAATACACCTTCTACAACTGCTTTTTGTTCTCCATGACGAACCATCGTCTGACTCGCACGCATCCCAATCAACTGTCCGATCGCATCAATAATTATTGACTTTCCTGCTCCAGTTTCTCCGCTTAATACTGTTAAGCCATTTTTAAGTTCAATCTCTAAAGATTCAATAATTGCAAACTGCTGAATAGATAATGAAACAAGCAT
Above is a window of Macrococcoides canis DNA encoding:
- a CDS encoding glycerophosphodiester phosphodiesterase produces the protein MVLIFAHRGYSAKYPENTLLAFNKAVEYGADGFELDIHLTKDDQIVVIHDHTINRTTTGRGKVAEMTFDEIQQFNIKKGLFNATNEKVPLLTDVLNIVKAHNKLLNIEIKAETGKIESKLHELLIQYDINDQIIISSFYIESLVKMEALDPSYETALLFDRYHKSPWDYKTSHNIKSVHPNAKHITVDHLVELEHNELPARVYTVNKEKDLTTWMSSSVTGIITDEVERAVHLKRMKKIES
- the recN gene encoding DNA repair protein RecN — translated: MLVSLSIQQFAIIESLEIELKNGLTVLSGETGAGKSIIIDAIGQLIGMRASQTMVRHGEQKAVVEGVFDIENNDKVIHLLEQKEIPLDDFMLVKREIYKSGKSLCRINNHLITLTELREVMQELLDIHGQHETQHLLKPKYHIMLLDEYSEQSYQKLYEEYRAYYFDYKEKQKELEQLQQKDEALLQRLDLIKYQYKELSDKNLVVNEKERLEEEINRLENFEKLNDALSKSITLLNDEGKLLELLFDFKEQLAEVSTIIPGKFDKTKEEAEGLYYILDDTKHLLHDELSNNDYDEQELNNLQARLNDIQFLERKYGKPLNDLIPFIEQLEAEINKIENIEESTTQLQQTIAQLYDKVMASGLQLSKARRRVAQSLRENILDEIHHLEMKSANFEMAFQKTEPTSEGIESLEFMISPNKGEPLKPLYKIASGGELSRIMLALKSIFAESKGKTAILFDEVDTGVSGKVAQKMAEKMHDISEYIQVICISHLPQVAAISDHHLYIEKIEQDDRTITQITELDGEMRIHEVARMISGVEVTPLTLDHAAELIAQNTK
- a CDS encoding response regulator gives rise to the protein MVLKVAIIEDSRELALSIKAHLEQYDMKVVGMCHNGKDAVHMIETCEFDLLLLDLILPYIDGIGLLEKYIPKSHEYKIICLSAFGKDSILSEAMSLGVDYFILKPINFDNFISRIYQICNMDFVNHTDQLLNNLGFNDKHKGTRYLKDALDIVSKHPNEKIQLTIMLYPEIAELHQVKPANVERSIRHAIEKAWSNGLEQVYKENGRYVKPTIGELIKFLKDG